The Streptomyces sp. NBC_00162 sequence GGCCGTACGAGGGCTGCTGGGGCGGCTGGCCGTAGGGCGCCGGGGCCGGCGGGGCCATCGGCGCGGCCATGGTGGGCGCACTGTGCTGCGGGTACGCCTGCGGCTGCGGGTACGCCTGCGGCTGCGGGGCCGGCGCGGGGGCCGGGGCGGGCACGGGCGGCGCGCCGAAGGAGGGCGCGGGAGCCGGGGCCTGCGGGGCCGGAGCCTGCGGGGCCGGGGCCGGGGCGCCGAACGACGGGGCCGGAGCGGCCGCCTGCGGGGGCGGGGCGAATCCGGGCGCGGCGCCGGCCTGGGCGGCCGGTGCCTGCTGCTGCGGCTGCTGCTCCTCCTCGGCGACCTCGCCGCCGAAGTTCTTGAGCAGCGCGTCGAGTCCGCCGTCGAAGCCCTGGCCGACGGCGGCGAAGCGCCACACGTCCTTGAGGTAGAAGTCGCCGAGCATCACGGCCCGCTCGGTGGTGAACTCCGCGCCCGTGAAGGCGTACCGGACGACCTCTTCGCCGCCCGCCACGATCCGGATGTGGCCCGGGCCGATCTGCGACATCTGGCCGGCGCCGTCGATGGTGGCGGTGAAGGACAGCTTGTGGATGGAGGCCGGCACGCGGTCCAGGGTCACCCGGAAGGATTCCGTGTCACCGGCCTGCGCGCCGAGCTGCTGGATGGACTCCTCGGGCGACTTCGGCTGGTTGAAGAAGACGAAGTAGCGGTCGTCCGACAACTGTTCGTTCGCGTCGAGGCCGAAGCAGCTGATGTCGAAGGTGAGTCCGGGCCCGGCGATCTGGACACCCACATACAGATCGGTGCCCGCCGTCAGATCACTGATCTTGGCCTTGTGGCCCCGTTGGAATTCCCTTGCCATACGTAACGACCGTCCCCCATCCCGACTGTGAATGCGTGCCGCTCAGGCTAACGGCAACGGCCGACATCCGGCCAAGTCGGTACCGACCCGGTACATATCACCGTGTGTGACAGCCCGGGTGGAGCCGGGCTATTCGTCCCGGGCGGCGGGAACCTTCGGGAGGCGCTCGGCGGCGACGATCCCCTCCAGGTATCCGCGGGCCCGCTCGGTCCGCGGATACGCCTCCAGCAGCTCCCAGAAGCGGGGACCGTGGCCGGGCACGAGGAGGTGCGCCAGCTCGTGCAGGAGTACGTAGTCGACGACGTACTCCGGCATTCCCTGGAGGCGGTGCGAGAGCCGGATGCTGCCCTCGGCCGGGGTGCAGGAGCCCCAGCGGGTGTTCTGGTTGGTCACCCAGCGGACGGAGCGGGGGCGGGCCCGGCCGCTGAAGAACTGCTCGGACAAACGCTCGGCGCGCTCGGTCAGTTCCGCGTCCCCGAGGGTGCGCTTGCTCTCCTGGGCAGCCAGCTTGTCGAGCATGACGCCCACCCAGCGCTGCTCCTCGGCCTCCGACATCCGGGCAGGGATCAGGACGACCGTACGGTCACCCTCGCGATAGGCGGATACGGTCCTGCGGCGGCGCGCGCTCCGGCGGACTTCGACGGCGCGCTGCGGTGGGTCGGCGGACACGCCACGAAGGTACCCGGAACCCGTCACGGAAGTCCCGCCCGTCCGCGGTTCGAACACGATCGATTCGCGGTCGATATCCGGGGCGCACCATTTCTCCATCTCATATGCCTAATAGGCCTCGCCTGTGGACAAATTCCTGCACGGTATGCGGCGGACGGGCAGTGTTGCGGAGGAACGGAAAGGGGGCGGCCCGAGTGCCGCCCGTGGAATCGAGGGGGACGGTCATGTATCCGAAGGTGAAGCCGGCGCTGGCCCGGGCGTGGCGGGATCTGCACACCGTGCAGTTCGGGGTGACCCCCGCGCACGCGGTGGTGCTCGGCCCGGTCGACACGGCGACGGGCACGCTCATCGACCGGATCGACGGGACGCGGCGGATGGAGCTGTTGCGGGCGGAAGCCTCGGGGATGGGGCTGCCGGAGGGCCGGGCGGACGAGGTGGTCCGGCGGCTGGCGGGGGCCGGGCTGCTCGACGACGCCACGGCGGGCGGCCCGCGGGCCCAGGCCGTGCGCAAGCGGCCGGAGACCCTGGAGCGGCTGGGACCCGATCTGGGCTCGCTCTCCCTGGTGCACCGTGAACCGGGCGGGGACTTACGGGGCATCGCCGCGCGCCGGGCGATACGGGTCCAGGTGCGCGGGAGCGGCCGGGTGGGCGCGTTGATCGCATCGGTCCTGGCGGGGGCCGGCGTGGGCGGGGTCGAGGTGCTCGACGGTGGCCGGGTGGAGCCGGGGGACGTGGCACCGGGCGGGCTCGGGCCCGGGAGCGTGGGCCGGCTGCGGGCGGAGGCGGCGGGCGGGCTGGTGCGCGAGTCGGCCCCCGGTCGCGCCCCGCGGGCCGGGGAGGGCGCGGGCCCGGAGCCGGGGCTCGCCCTGGTGGTGGTCGCGCCGCGCGACGGACTGCACGCCTGGGCCCCTGATCCGGACACCGCGGCCGACTGGGTCACCACGGGCATCCCCCACTTGTACGCGGGGGTGTTGGAGGGC is a genomic window containing:
- a CDS encoding M48 family metallopeptidase: MEKWCAPDIDRESIVFEPRTGGTSVTGSGYLRGVSADPPQRAVEVRRSARRRRTVSAYREGDRTVVLIPARMSEAEEQRWVGVMLDKLAAQESKRTLGDAELTERAERLSEQFFSGRARPRSVRWVTNQNTRWGSCTPAEGSIRLSHRLQGMPEYVVDYVLLHELAHLLVPGHGPRFWELLEAYPRTERARGYLEGIVAAERLPKVPAARDE
- a CDS encoding TerD family protein, with translation MAREFQRGHKAKISDLTAGTDLYVGVQIAGPGLTFDISCFGLDANEQLSDDRYFVFFNQPKSPEESIQQLGAQAGDTESFRVTLDRVPASIHKLSFTATIDGAGQMSQIGPGHIRIVAGGEEVVRYAFTGAEFTTERAVMLGDFYLKDVWRFAAVGQGFDGGLDALLKNFGGEVAEEEQQPQQQAPAAQAGAAPGFAPPPQAAAPAPSFGAPAPAPQAPAPQAPAPAPSFGAPPVPAPAPAPAPQPQAYPQPQAYPQHSAPTMAAPMAPPAPAPYGQPPQQPSYGQVPPPAPAPAPYGQQPGYGQVPGQQPPAYGQVPGQQPGYAPQGAAPAGAGLAAALQPYKEAPTGARWTPQNQQLMRVDLSMGGQAVLARQGSMVLYQGKVDFSYKGAGFAGRIVGNATGQEMQLMRCTGRGQVFLAENGAHLHAIELQGDGICVSAESVLAFDESLQHEVRRIEGHGIPGGALFTMQFQGTGTVIVKTHGVPVVLPVTPTTFADSNAIVAWSAASQVIISSQVRLRRNAYPGHSGETVNLQFRGAPGNFIVVQPYEV
- a CDS encoding ThiF family adenylyltransferase codes for the protein MYPKVKPALARAWRDLHTVQFGVTPAHAVVLGPVDTATGTLIDRIDGTRRMELLRAEASGMGLPEGRADEVVRRLAGAGLLDDATAGGPRAQAVRKRPETLERLGPDLGSLSLVHREPGGDLRGIAARRAIRVQVRGSGRVGALIASVLAGAGVGGVEVLDGGRVEPGDVAPGGLGPGSVGRLRAEAAGGLVRESAPGRAPRAGEGAGPEPGLALVVVAPRDGLHAWAPDPDTAADWVTTGIPHLYAGVLEGTGLVGPLVLPGATACAGCMERDRVDQDPAWPRMLVQWRSTHRRRTGAACDLGLSTAVAGLAAAHALSFLDGELPASTASRWEAALPGLHWQHTALRPHSDCPCGASAGRRAALQGAGEGSGGDPPGGP